Proteins encoded together in one Camelina sativa cultivar DH55 chromosome 9, Cs, whole genome shotgun sequence window:
- the LOC104711804 gene encoding transcription repressor OFP18-like, with amino-acid sequence MVRKMKLPFLNKNNMTSSSSFSSSSSSSSSSWPWPSCHQQNPKTTSSRASVTVNKPKHVDESEPPPRSFSSSSSYSSYSSFSSTSHVMENPPEIESIENVIRGLKSSKRLIFEQRGTSNSILDCATKREDHDDEEEGFMLLSLETNDPYSDFKNSMEKMVEAHALHHDWKSLEKLLFWFLKVNAKTSHRYIFAAFVDLVLNFVVVPSKDIAGEPSSDVGVEDVLSSSWPISLYTSYSSSDETSSTSVRLLPETSRGEKSRGVCCLSSLFELEEKINPNG; translated from the coding sequence atggtAAGGAAAATGAAACTCCCATTCCTAAACAAGAACAACatgacttcatcttcttcattttcttcaagttcatcatcttcttcctcttcatggCCATGGCCTTCTTGTCatcaacaaaacccaaaaacaacaTCTTCAAGAGCTTCCGTAACCGTTAACAAACCTAAACATGTCGATGAATCCGAGCCACCACCAAGaagcttctcctcctcctcgtcctACTCGTCCTACTCATCCTTCTCCTCCACCAGCCACGTCATGGAAAATCCGCCGGAAATAGAGTCTATAGAGAATGTGATTAGAGGCCTAAAATCATCGAAAAGACTCATCTTCGAACAGAGAGGAACATCGAACTCTATACTCGATTGCGCTACCAAGAGAGAAgatcatgatgatgaagaagaaggcttcATGCTCTTGTCCTTGGAAACAAACGATCCTTACTCTGATTTCAAGAACTCAATGGAAAAGATGGTTGAAGCACACGCTCTTCATCATGACTGGAAAAGCCTCGAGAAACTTCTATTTTGGTTCTTGAAAGTGAACGCCAAGACCAGCCATAGATACATCTTCGCAGCCTTCGTCGATTTGGTGTTAAACTTTGTAGTTGTACCATCCAAAGATATCGCCGGAGAACCTAGTTCCGACGTAGGCGTCGAAGATGTTCTTTCGTCGTCGTGGCCGATCTCGTTGTACACGTCGTACTCTTCCTCTGATGAGACCTCGTCGACGTCCGTACGGTTATTGCCGGAGACTTCGAGAGGCGAGAAGAGTAGGGGCGTTTGTTGTTTATCGTCGTTGTTTGAGTTAGAAGAGAAGATTAATCCAAATGGTTAA
- the LOC104711808 gene encoding protein ABHD11-like — MARTLTNRFESRFLIRFLESPSLFASCFTNSRSLQTLAYEEVRSSGDRKNESTALILHGLLGSGRNWRSFSRSLASSLSVSSASDWKMVLVDLRNHGRSAEVEGLNPPHSLVNSAKDLADLVKSNGWKWPDVVIGHSLGGKVALQFMESCARGDYGESASPPKQLWVLDSVPGEVKAEKSDGEVEKVLKTLQSLPSPIPSRKWLVDHMIELGFTRSLSEWIGSNLKRSGDSETWAFNLDGAVQMFNSYRETSYWSLLENPPKETEISFVIAEKSDRWDQDTTQRLETIANQRQNVSEGKVATHLLRNSGHWVHTDNPKGLLEIVSSNFLSTHK, encoded by the exons ATGGCGAGAACTCTAACGAACCGATTTGAATCTCGCTTTTTGATTCGTTTCCTTGAATCTCCGAGTCTATTCGCTTCCTGCTTCACGAATTCGAGATCTCTTCAAACCCTAGCCTACGAAGAAGTCCGATCCTCCGGCGATCGGAAGAATGAGTCTACAGCTCTCATCCTTCACGGCCTCCTCGGCTCCGGAAGAAACTGGAGATCGTTTTCTCGTTCCCTCGCATCGTCTCTCTCCGTCTCCTCTGCTTCTG ATTGGAAGATGGTACTGGTTGATCTGAGGAACCATGGAAGATCTGCGGAGGTGGAAGGGCTTAATCCGCCTCATAGTCTTGTGAATTCAGCTAAAGATTTAGCTGATTTGGTGAAATCAAATGGTTGGAAATGGCCTGATGTGGTGATTGGTCATTCTTTGGGAGGTAAAGTGGCTTTGCAGTTCATGGAGAGTTGTGCTCGTGGTGATTATGGTGAATCAGCTTCTCCTCCTAAACAG CTATGGGTGCTAGACTCTGTCCCTGGGGAAGTCAAGGCAGAGAAAAGTGATGGTGAAGTAGAGAAAGTTCTGAAGACGTTGCAGAGTTTACCTTCACCAATCCCTTCCCGCAA GTGGCTGGTGGATCATATGATCGAACTTGGGTTTACAAGATCGTTATCCGAGTGGATTGGCAGCAATCTCAAGAGATCTGGAGACTCAGAGACATGGGCCTTTAACCTTGATGGAGCTGTCCAAATGTTCAACTCTTACAG GGAGACTTCATACTGGTCTTTGCTAGAGAACCCGCCGAAAGAGACAGAGATATCTTTCGTGATAGCAGAAAAGAGTGACCGATGGGACCAGGATACAACTCAGCGGCTTGAAACAATTGCTAACCAGAGACAAAATGTTTCAGAAGGAAAGGTAGCAACTCATCTTCTTCGTAACTCCGGCCATTGGGTACACACAGACAATCCAAAGGGATTACTGGAGATAGTGAGTTCCAACTTCTTGTCCACACACAAGTAG
- the LOC104711806 gene encoding ubiquitin-conjugating enzyme E2 variant 1D isoform X2, producing the protein MTLGSGGSSVVVPRNFRLLEELERGEKGIGDGTVSYGMDDGDDIYMRSWTGTIIGPHNTVHEGRIYQLKLFCDKDYPEKPPTVRFHSRVNMGCVNHETGVVEPKKFGLLANWQREYTMEDILTQLKKEMATSHNRKLVQPPEGTCF; encoded by the exons ATGACTCTTGGCTCAGGAGGATCTAGTGTTGTTG TTCCGAGGAATTTTCGGTTGTTGGAGGAGCTTGAACGTGGGGAGAAAGGTATTGGAGATGGAACCGTGAGCTATGGAATGGATGATGGAGATGACATCTATATGCGTTCTTGGACTGGCACCATCATCGGTCCTCACAAC ACTGTTCATGAAGGTAGAATCTATCAGTTGAAGCTCTTTTGTGACAAAGATTACCCTGAGAAACCTCCAACTGTCCGGTTCCATTCACGTGTTAACATGGGTTGTGTCAACCACGAAACAGGAGTG gTGGAACCTAAGAAATTTGGGCTTCTTGCAAACTGGCAAAGAGAGTACACAATGGAGGATATACTGACACAGCTGAAGAAGGAAATGGCCACGTCACATAACCGTAAGCTTGTTCAACCTCCAGAAGGTACTTGCTTCTAG
- the LOC104711810 gene encoding ABC transporter B family member 11-like: protein MDSVSHEPSTSKSPKEGENDEKTKTVPFYKLFAFADSFDVFLMICGSLGAIGNGVSIPLVTLLFGDLIDSFGHNQNNKDIVDVVSKVCLKFVYLALGTLGAAFLQVACWMITGERQAARIRSTYLKTVLRQDIGFFDVDTNTGEVVGRMSGDTVLIQDAMGEKVGRFIQLISTSVGGFVLAFIKGWLLTLIMSTSIPLNVMTGAAIALIVTRTASRGQAAYSKAATVVEQTIGSIRTVASFTGEKQAINSYKKLITSAYKSSIQQDFSTGLGFGVMSFVFFSSYALAIWFGGKMILEKGYTGGAVINVILIVVVASKSLGQTSPCVTAFTAGQAAAYKMFETIKRKPMIDAYDVNGKVLEDIRGDIELKDVHFSYPARPDEDIFVGFSLFIPSGATAALVGESGSGKSTVISLIERFYDPKAGEVLIDGVNLKEFQLKWIRSKIGLVSQEPVLFSSSIMENIAYGKENATVQEIKAATELANAATFIDKLPQGLNTMVGEHGTQLSGGQKQRIAIARAILKNPRILLLDEATSALDVESERVVQEALDRVMVNRTTVIVAHRLSTVRNADMIAVIHRGKIVEKGSHSDLLKDSEGAYSQLIQLQEINNKGQDAKPSDICSVEESVISVSVDSSSQQQVGQEESETAGKEQLPKVSLTRIAALNKPEIPVLLLGTLAAAINGTVFPLFGILLSRVIEAFFKPADELKKDSRFWAIIFVALGVTSLIVPPTQMYLFAVAGGKLIRRIRSMCFERAVHMEVGWFDEPHNSSGTMGARLSADAALIRALVGDALSLAVQNAASAAAGLIIAFTASWELALIILVLLPLIAINGFFQVKFMKGFSADAKSKYEKASQVANDAVGSIRTVASFCAEEKVMQMYKKQCEGPIKDGIKQGFISGLGTGVSFFILFCVYATSFYAGARLVEDGKTSFNDVFQVFFGLSMAAVGISQSSSFAPDSSKAKAAAASIFAIIDRKSKIDSSDESGTVLENVKGDIELRHLSFTYPARPDIQIFRDLCLTIRAGKTVALVGESGSGKSTVISLLQRFYDPDSGHITLDGVELNKLQLKWLRQQMGLVGQEPVLFNDTIRANIAYGKGSEDAATESEIIAAAELANAHKFISSIQQGYDTVVGERGIQLSGGQKQRVAIARAIVKEPKILLLDEATSALDAESERVVQDALDRVMVNRTTVVVAHRLSTIKNADVIAVVKNGVIAEKGTHETLINIDGGVYASLVQLHMSAGN from the exons ATGGACTCTGTTTCACATGAACCTTCAACGTCGAAAAGCcctaaagaaggagaaaacgatGAAAAGACCAAGACAGTTCCTTTCTACAAGCTATTTGCGTTTGCAGATTCGTTTGATGTCTTCTTGATGATCTGTGGCTCACTCGGAGCTATTGGGAATGGTGTTTCAATACCTCTCGTTACATTGTTGTTTGGTGATCTCATTGATTCCTTTGGACATAATCAGAATAACAAAGACATTGTCGATGTTGTCTCAAAG GTTTGTCTTAAATTCGTCTACCTTGCACTTGGAACACTAGGAGCTGCGTTTCTTC AGGTGGCTTGTTGGATGATCACAGGAGAGAGACAAGCTGCGAGGATAAGAAGTACGTATCTGAAAACAGTCTTGAGACAAGACATTGGATTTTTCGATGTCGACACAAACACAGGAGAGGTGGTTGGTAGAATGTCGGGAGATACTGTTCTTATACAAGATGCTATGGGTGAGAag GTTGGGAGGTTTATTCAGCTGATATCTACTTCCGTGGGCGGATTTGTTTTAGCTTTCATTAAAGGATGGTTACTAACATTGATTATGTCAACTTCAATTCCTCTTAATGTAATGACTGGTGCAGCCATAGCACTTATAGTCACTCGAACTGCTTCTCGGGGACAAGCCGCTTATTCAAAAGCAGCAACTGTTGTTGAACAAACAATCGGGTCTATCCGAACG GTTGCTTCTTTTACGGGAGAGAAGCAAGCTATTAACAGCTACAAGAAGTTGATAACATCGGCGTATAAGTCAAGCATTCAACAAGATTTCTCAACTGGTTTAGGATTTGGAGTAATGTCCTTTGTGTTTTTCAGCAGCTATGCTTTGGCTATTTGGTTTGGTGGGAAGATGATACTCGAAAAAGGGTATACTGGTGGCGCTGTGATTAATGTGATCCTCATTGTGGTTGTTGCTTCAAA GTCGCTTGGGCAAACATCTCCATGTGTAACCGCATTTACCGCGGGTCAAGCTGCAGCATATAAGATGTTTGAGACGATCAAAAGAAAGCCTATGATAGATGCTTACGACGTAAATGGAAAGGTTCTTGAAGATATAAGAGGAGACATTGAACTTAAGGATGTGCATTTTAGTTACCCGGCGAGGCCTGACGAAGATATATTCGTTGGATTCTCTCTGTTTATCCCTAGCGGTGCAACAGCAGCATTAGTAGGAGAAAGTGGAAGTGGCAAATCTACGGTGATTAGTTTGATCGAGAGATTCTACGATCCGAAAGCCGGAGAAGTACTCATCGATGGAGTTAACCTCAAGGAGTTTCAGTTGAAATGGATCAGAAGCAAAATCGGATTGGTCAGCCAAGAACCGGTTCTGTTTTCGTCTAGCATCATGGAGAATATCGCCTACGGGAAAGAAAACGCGACGGTTCAAGAGATTAAAGCAGCGACGGAGCTAGCGAATGCGGCAACGTTTATAGATAAGTTACCTCAAGGGTTGAATACAATGGTAGGAGAGCACGGGACGCAGCTCTCCGGAGGACAGAAACAGAGGATAGCTATTGCGAGAGCTATTCTTAAAAATCCAAGGATTTTGCTTCTTGATGAAGCAACAAGTGCGCTTGATGTAGAATCCGAAAGAGTTGTTCAAGAGGCTTTAGATAGAGTCATGGTTAACAGGACTACGGTCATTGTCGCACATAGGTTAAGCACAGTTAGAAATGCTGATATGATTGCAGTAATTCACCGCGGTAAAATAGTGGAAAAAGGTTCGCATTCTGACTTGTTAAAAGACTCTGAGGGAGCTTATTCGCAACTCATCCAGTTACAAGAGATAAACAACAAGGGTCAAGATGCCAAACCATCAGACATATGTTCGGTTGAGGAATCTGTTATTAGCGTGTCGGTTGATAGCAGTAGCCAACAACAAGTAGGCCAAGAGGAAAGTGAAACAGCGGGCAAAGAACAACTCCCAAAAGTATCACTCACAAGAATCGCAGCTCTAAACAAACCTGAGATCCCGGTTCTACTTCTAGGAACCTTAGCAGCGGCAATTAATGGCACGGTTTTCCCGCTTTTTGGGATTCTGCTTTCAAGAGTCATCGAAGCATTTTTCAAACCAGCTGACGAGTTAAAGAAAGATTCAAGATTTTGGGCGATCATATTTGTGGCTCTTGGAGTAACTTCGTTGATCGTCCCACCGACTCAAATGTATCTGTTTGCGGTAGCTGGAGGAAAACTGATTCGAAGGATTCGATCAATGTGTTTTGAGAGAGCGGTTCACATGGAAGTTGGATGGTTCGATGAGCCACATAACTCGAGTGGTACAATGGGGGCAAGGCTATCCGCTGATGCTGCTTTGATTAGGGCTCTAGTTGGAGATGCATTGTCTCTAGCGGTTCAAAACGCTGCTTCTGCTGCGGCTGGATTGATTATTGCGTTCACTGCGAGTTGGGAATTGGCGCTTATAATATTAGTGTTGCTTCCTCTTATTGCTATAAATGGTTTCTTTCAAGTCAAGTTCATGAAAGGATTCAGCGCCGACGCAAAG TCGAAGTACGAGAAGGCCAGTCAGGTAGCGAATGATGCGGTGGGGAGTATAAGAACAGTTGCGTCATTCTGCGCGGAGGAGAAAGTGATGCAGATGTATAAGAAGCAATGCGAAGGTCCAATCAAAGACGGAATAAAACAAGGTTTCATCAGCGGATTAGGGACTGGAGTTTCCTTCTTCATTCTGTTTTGTGTCTACGCGACAAGCTTCTATGCGGGGGCTAGATTGGTTGAAGACGGCAAGACTAGTTTCAATGATGTTTTCCAG GTGTTCTTTGGGTTATCTATGGCGGCGGTTGGGATATCTCAGTCGAGTTCTTTCGCTCCAGATTCAAGCAAAGCCAAGGCTGCAGCTGCGTCGATCTTTGCAATCATCGATAGGAAATCAAAGATAGACTCGAGCGATGAGTCAGGGACAGTGTTGGAGAATGTTAAAGGAGATATTGAGCTTCGTCACTTAAGCTTCACTTATCCGGCAAGACCAGACATTCAAATCTTTCGCGATCTTTGCTTAACCATTCGTGCAGGAAAA acGGTTGCTTTGGTAGGAGAAAGCGGGTCAGGGAAATCCACGGTGATCTCACTGTTGCAAAGATTTTACGATCCGGATTCGGGTCATATAACACTAGACGGAGTTGAGCTCAACAAGCTGCAATTGAAATGGTTGAGACAACAAATGGGACTTGTGGGACAAGAACCTGTCTTGTTCAACGACACGATTCGAGCCAACATTGCTTATGGCAAAGGAAGTGAAGACGCTGCAACAGAGTCTGAGATCATAGCCGCTGCAGAACTCGCCAATGCACACAAATTCATCTCTAGCATACAACAG GGTTACGACACAGTGGTGGGAGAGAGAGGGATTCAGTTATCAGGAGGACAGAAACAGCGCGTGGCTATAGCACGAGCCATCGTGAAAGAGCCGAAAATATTGCTTTTGGACGAAGCAACGAGCGCTCTTGATGCGGAATCGGAGCGAGTGGTTCAAGATGCGCTAGACCGAGTGATGGTGAACCGAACCACGGTCGTGGTGGCTCACCGGTTATCGACAATTAAAAACGCTGACGTCATTGCCGTCGTTAAAAACGGTGTGATCGCTGAGAAAGGTACTCACGAGACGTTGATCAATATCGACGGTGGGGTTTATGCTTCGCTAGTGCAGCTTCACATGAGTGCTGGTAACTGA
- the LOC104711809 gene encoding 40S ribosomal protein S14-3-like, with the protein MSKRKTKEPKVENVTLGPTVREGEYVFGVVHIFASFNDTFIHVTDLSGRETLVRITGGMKVKADRDESSPYAAMLAAQDVAQRCKELGITAIHVKLRATGGNKTKTPGPGAQSALRALARSGMKIGRIEDVTPIPTDSTRRKSGRRGRRL; encoded by the exons ATG TCgaagagaaagacaaaagagCCAAAGGTGGAGAATGTGACACTAGGACCAACTGTTCGTGAAGGAGAATATGTCTTCGGAGTTGTTCACATCTTTGCTTCATTCAACGACACTTTCATT CACGTGACTGATTTGTCTGGACGGGAAACACTTGTTCGCATCACTG GTGGAATGAAGGTGAAAGCCGACAGGGACGAGTCCTCACCTTATGCAGCTATGCTTGCTGCACAAGATGTCGCTCAGCGATGCAAG GAACTCGGAATCACTGCCATACATGTGAAGCTCCGTGCCACTGGTGGTAACAAGACCAAAACCCCCGGTCCTGGTGCTCAGTCTGCTCTAAGAGCCCTTGCCCGTTCTGGCATGAAAATTGGTCGCATTG AGGATGTGACTCCAATCCCAACTGACAGTACTCGAAGAAAgagtggaagaagaggaaggaggcTATGA
- the LOC104715591 gene encoding transcription repressor OFP15-like, giving the protein MKIPFLNKSFSSSCYSSSDSSSWGWPSCHQNPRTQSFRVNTTAINPTDDVEEEEEEKGDEEEEMVDEEEKGVEEEDEEKEENGEDMDEEKPLPAIISSSSSSSSIDAIEELPETESIENVIKGIQLSKRLIFEHKGESNSILEEMRNKDSCSCPWNPSTFSLISSGSWWRWLRYTRFIAATSKCIVQTTDQ; this is encoded by the coding sequence atgaaaatcccATTTTTAAACAAGAGTTTTTCATCATCATGTTATTCAAGTTCAGATTCATCATCATGGGGATGGCCTTCTTGTCACCAAAACCCTAGAACACAATCTTTCAGAGTCAATACCACCGCAATCAACCCTACTGACGACGtcgaagaggaggaggaggaaaagggggatgaggaagaggagatgGTGGACGAGGAGGAAAAGGGggttgaggaagaggatgaggagAAGGAGGAAAATGGAGAAGATATGGACGAGGAAAAACCGCTTCCTGCCAtcatctcctcctcttcctcatcctcctccatcGATGCCATTGAAGAGCTGCCGGAGACCGAGTCCATAGAGAATGTGATCAAAGGAATACAATTATCAAAACGACTCATCTTTGAACATAAAGGAGAATCAAACTCTATTCTGGAAGAGATGAGGAACAAGGATTCATGCTCTTGCCCTTGGAATCCATCTACATTTTCTCTAATTTCAAGTGGTTCATGGTGGAGATGGTTGCGGTACACTCGCTTCATCGCGGCTACATCCAAATGTATCGTGCAGACTACTGATCAATAG
- the LOC104711806 gene encoding ubiquitin-conjugating enzyme E2 variant 1D isoform X1: MTLGSGGSSVVVPRNFRLLEELERGEKGIGDGTVSYGMDDGDDIYMRSWTGTIIGPHNVTVHEGRIYQLKLFCDKDYPEKPPTVRFHSRVNMGCVNHETGVVEPKKFGLLANWQREYTMEDILTQLKKEMATSHNRKLVQPPEGTCF, translated from the exons ATGACTCTTGGCTCAGGAGGATCTAGTGTTGTTG TTCCGAGGAATTTTCGGTTGTTGGAGGAGCTTGAACGTGGGGAGAAAGGTATTGGAGATGGAACCGTGAGCTATGGAATGGATGATGGAGATGACATCTATATGCGTTCTTGGACTGGCACCATCATCGGTCCTCACAACGTA ACTGTTCATGAAGGTAGAATCTATCAGTTGAAGCTCTTTTGTGACAAAGATTACCCTGAGAAACCTCCAACTGTCCGGTTCCATTCACGTGTTAACATGGGTTGTGTCAACCACGAAACAGGAGTG gTGGAACCTAAGAAATTTGGGCTTCTTGCAAACTGGCAAAGAGAGTACACAATGGAGGATATACTGACACAGCTGAAGAAGGAAATGGCCACGTCACATAACCGTAAGCTTGTTCAACCTCCAGAAGGTACTTGCTTCTAG
- the LOC104711807 gene encoding uncharacterized protein LOC104711807 — MRNKNGKRVRLEPVARMAEPVVPNRRFVGRSSSTDTLSSQSSCLSTVEEVKEEVASSWVDEEELLDMVVVGCCRCMMYSLVLQERQRCPNCKTTTHLITFN, encoded by the coding sequence ATGAGAAACAAGAACGGTAAAAGAGTCAGACTCGAGCCAGTGGCGAGGATGGCGGAGCCGGTGGTTCCTAATCGGAGGTTTGTAGGAAGATCATCATCTACGGACACGTTATCATCGCAAAGCTCGTGCCTGTCGACGGTGGAGGAAGTGAAGGAGGAGGTTGCATCGTCGtgggttgatgaagaagagttgCTGGACATGGTGGTGGTGGGATGTTGCAGATGTATGATGTATTCTTTGGTCTTGCAAGAACGTCAACGTTGCCCCAACTGCAAAACCACCACCCATTTGATCACCTTTAATTAG